The following are encoded together in the Lactuca sativa cultivar Salinas chromosome 1, Lsat_Salinas_v11, whole genome shotgun sequence genome:
- the LOC111899289 gene encoding histone H4: protein MSGRGKGGKGLGKGGAKRHRKVLRDNIQGITKPAIRRLARRGGVKRISGLIYEETRGVLKIFLENVIRDAVTYTEHARRKTVTAMDVVYALKRQGRTLYGFGG, encoded by the coding sequence ATGTCTGGCCGTGGAAAGGGTGGAAAAGGACTGGGAAAGGGCGGAGCAAAACGTCACCGGAAAGTACTCCGTGACAACATTCAGGGAATAACAAAACCGGCGATTCGGAGGTTGGCTAGAAGAGGTGGAGTCAAGAGAATCAGCGGATTGATTTATGAAGAGACTCGAGGTGTTCTCAAGATCTTTTTGGAGAATGTGATTCGTGATGCGGTGACTTACACGGAGCATGCTCGCCGGAAAACGGTGACTGCCATGGATGTTGTATATGCTCTCAAGAGACAAGGCCGAACTCTTTATGGATTTGGAGGCTAA
- the LOC111899285 gene encoding putative pectate lyase 2, translating into MGMASLFIILTLVSYHVSISHAIYYNAPKPISIYNKAPRAVNAIDACRRKTTNWAYNRRALADCTVGFGKGAIGGKNGKTYVVTNPTDDPINPKPGTLRYGVIQTQPLWIVFAKDMVIKLKNELMVNSYKTIDGRGVKVEIAYGPCITIQHVSHVIIHGISIHDCKPGKSGLVRNSPTHLGHRQGSDGDAIVIFDSSYVWVDHCFLARAIDGLIDIIHASTLITISNNFFSQHDKVMLLGHNDNNMEDKIMKVTIVYNHFGEGLVQRMPRVRLGYAHVANNKYDEWHMYAVGGSANPTILSEGNYYTASKIASIREVTKRENNKNGWKNWKWRSSKDVFLGGAYFIPSGYGSCAPGYSRAQSFPVAHGSQVPGLTANAGPLRCTKYKAC; encoded by the exons ATGGGCATGGCTTCACTCTTCATCATCCTAACTCTCGTGTCCTACCATGTTTCAATCTCTCATGCAATTTACTATAATGCCCCCAAACCAATCTCCATCTACAATAAAGCACCACGGGCCGTGAACGCAATCGATGCATGTCGGCGTAAAACCACAAATTGGGCGTATAATCGTCGTGCATTAGCCGATTGCACCGTTGGCTTTGGTAAAGGTGCTATTGGAGGAAAAAACGGTAAAACGTATGTGGTCACAAACCCTACAGACGATCCGATAAACCCTAAACCTGGAACCCTACGTTATGGGGTGATCCAAACACAACCTTTGTGGATCGTATTCGCTAAAGATATGGTCATAAAGCTCAAGAACGAGCTTATGGTGAATAGTTACAAGACCATCGATGGGCGAGGGGTCAAAGTGGAAATTGCATATGGGCCTTGTATAACTATACAACATGTGAGCCATGTGATCATTCATGGGATTAGCATTCACGATTGTAAGCCCGGGAAATCGGGCCTTGTGAGAAACAGTCCAACACACTTGGGCCACCGTCAAGGCTCGGATGGTGATGCCATTGTTATATTTGATTCATCCTACGTTTGGGTTGACCACTGCTTCCTTGCTCGAGCCATAGATGGGCTCATAGATATCATCCATGCTTCAACTCTCATCACGATCTCAAATAACTTCTTTTCTCAGCACGATAAG GTTATGTTACTTGGCCACAACGACAATAATATGGAAGACAAAATCATGAAAGTTACCATAGTTTATAACCATTTTGGAGAGGGTCTAGTTCAAAGAATGCCAAG GGTGAGACTTGGATATGCACATGTTGCAAACAATAAGTATGATGAATGGCATATGTATGCAGTTGGTGGAAGTGCAAATCCAACGATACTTAGTGAAGGGAACTACTATACAGCTTCCAAAATTGCATCAATTAGAGAG GTTACAAAAAGGGAGAATAATAAGAATGGTTGGAAGAACTGGAAATGGAGATCTTCAAAAGATGTGTTTCTAGGTGGAGCGTATTTCATTCCATCAGGGTATGGAAGTTGTGCGCCTGGGTATTCAAGAGCACAGTCTTTCCCAGTAGCTCATGGGTCTCAGGTGCCTGGGCTTACTGCAAATGCAGGGCCACTTCGTTGCACGAAGTACAAAGcatgttaa